A portion of the Streptomyces platensis genome contains these proteins:
- a CDS encoding ADP-ribosylglycohydrolase family protein, whose protein sequence is MNSQSWGDIVARRARVRGCLLGGAIGDALGYPIEFQSLASIRNGYGPSGVTGFLPVGGVVLGQVSDDTQMTLFTAEGLIRAYARYGPATGDGISSAGPVIVRNAYLRWLDTQNHPAPPPPAELAYDRTGWLRQQTWLYARRAPGNACVSGLRYEHIPDKLGELGAPGPVNPDSKGCGTVMRSAPFGLTGMPVRRAFEFAARCAQITHGHPTGYYAAGAFAAMIGHLLDGDSLEGAVLRSMELLARYPGHEETTAALRKAVDLAADGTATPEKVETLGGGWIAEEALAIAVYCALARPADPAPRRTRVESAFLLSVNHSGDSDSTGSICGNLLGAHHGDLALPPSWLTAVEGRGTITELADDFSAAFHPLTHQPYNESFFAPGRYPRS, encoded by the coding sequence TTGAACAGTCAGTCGTGGGGCGACATCGTCGCCCGCCGTGCCCGTGTCCGTGGCTGTCTTCTGGGCGGGGCGATAGGCGACGCCCTGGGATACCCGATCGAGTTCCAGTCGCTGGCCTCGATCCGCAACGGCTACGGGCCGTCCGGGGTCACCGGCTTCCTGCCGGTCGGCGGCGTCGTCCTCGGCCAGGTCTCCGATGACACCCAGATGACCCTCTTCACCGCGGAAGGCCTCATCCGCGCCTACGCCCGCTACGGCCCCGCCACCGGCGACGGCATCAGCTCCGCCGGGCCCGTGATCGTGCGGAACGCCTATCTGCGCTGGCTCGACACCCAGAACCACCCCGCGCCCCCGCCGCCGGCCGAACTCGCCTACGACCGCACCGGCTGGCTGCGCCAGCAGACCTGGCTCTACGCCCGCCGTGCCCCCGGCAACGCCTGCGTCTCCGGCCTCCGCTACGAGCACATCCCCGACAAGCTCGGCGAGCTCGGAGCGCCGGGGCCGGTCAACCCCGACTCCAAGGGCTGCGGCACGGTCATGCGCTCGGCTCCCTTCGGCCTCACCGGCATGCCCGTTCGCCGAGCCTTCGAATTCGCCGCCCGCTGCGCCCAGATCACCCATGGCCATCCCACCGGCTACTACGCGGCCGGTGCCTTCGCCGCCATGATCGGACACCTACTGGACGGCGACTCCCTCGAAGGCGCCGTGCTGCGCTCGATGGAACTCCTCGCCCGCTATCCCGGCCACGAGGAGACGACGGCCGCCCTCCGCAAGGCGGTCGACCTGGCTGCCGACGGCACCGCGACCCCCGAGAAGGTCGAAACCCTCGGCGGAGGCTGGATCGCCGAGGAGGCCCTGGCCATCGCCGTCTACTGTGCCCTCGCCCGCCCCGCCGACCCGGCACCCCGGCGCACGCGCGTTGAGTCAGCCTTCCTGCTCTCCGTCAACCACTCCGGTGACAGCGACTCCACGGGATCCATCTGCGGCAACCTCCTCGGCGCCCACCACGGCGACCTCGCCCTCCCCCCGTCCTGGCTCACCGCCGTCGAGGGCCGTGGCACGATCACCGAGCTGGCCGACGACTTCTCAGCGGCGTTCCACCCCCTCACCCACCAGCCGTACAACGAGTCGTTCTTCGCCCCCGGGCGCTACCCGCGCAGCTGA
- a CDS encoding MerR family transcriptional regulator — protein sequence MPPRSPRPVDKFDDDDYPAYTMGRAAEMIGTAPAFLRALGEHRLITPLRSEGGHRRYSRYQLRIAARARELVDAGTPIEAACRIIILEDQLEEAQRINEDLRTRDATS from the coding sequence ATGCCCCCTCGCAGTCCCCGCCCCGTCGACAAGTTCGACGACGACGACTACCCCGCCTACACCATGGGCCGGGCAGCCGAAATGATCGGCACCGCCCCCGCCTTCCTCCGCGCCCTCGGTGAGCATCGCCTGATCACCCCGCTGCGCTCCGAAGGCGGTCACCGCCGCTACTCCCGCTACCAACTACGCATCGCCGCCCGGGCCCGCGAACTCGTCGACGCCGGCACCCCCATCGAAGCCGCCTGCCGCATCATCATCCTCGAAGACCAACTCGAAGAAGCCCAGCGCATCAACGAAGACCTGCGCACCCGCGACGCCACCTCGTAA
- a CDS encoding ATP-binding protein produces MVRGESPDSIHRAREATRAFTDNLTPAPDPERADTFLLVVSELATNALRHGGGRYTLRLSVGPDTLTAAVSDLSSAAPRERTPDLHGGSGGFGWHMIRHLTSHLTITPAPGTGKTIHAQLPR; encoded by the coding sequence GTGGTGCGGGGCGAAAGCCCGGACAGCATCCACCGGGCCCGCGAGGCGACCCGCGCATTCACCGACAACCTCACCCCAGCACCGGATCCCGAGCGCGCGGACACCTTCCTCCTGGTGGTGTCGGAACTCGCCACCAATGCCCTGCGCCACGGCGGCGGCCGGTACACCCTCCGACTTTCCGTCGGCCCGGACACGCTGACCGCCGCGGTCAGCGACCTCAGCTCAGCGGCCCCCCGCGAACGCACACCTGATCTCCACGGCGGCAGCGGTGGCTTCGGCTGGCACATGATCCGTCACCTCACCAGCCACCTGACCATCACCCCCGCCCCCGGAACCGGCAAAACCATCCATGCCCAACTCCCCCGGTAG
- the trhA gene encoding PAQR family membrane homeostasis protein TrhA: MERASDLVEPIKPKLRGWLHAATVPAALMAGVVLIRLARTPQAALACTVYAVTALLLFGTSAVYHRGTWGSLGEAVLRRLDHANIFLIIAGTCTPLAVLLLPSAQQPVLLWIVWTGALVGIAFRALWVGAPRWLYTPCYLALGWVPVRYLPDFLHTGGAAVLALIVTGGLLYSVGAVVYALQRPNPSPSWFGFHEVFHALTVAGFTAHYLAIALAVS; the protein is encoded by the coding sequence GTGGAGCGGGCATCCGACCTGGTGGAGCCGATAAAGCCGAAGCTTCGTGGCTGGCTCCATGCCGCGACGGTCCCGGCCGCGCTGATGGCTGGCGTCGTCCTCATCCGCCTGGCCCGGACCCCGCAGGCTGCCCTGGCCTGCACCGTGTACGCCGTCACCGCCTTGCTGCTGTTCGGGACGAGCGCCGTCTACCACCGCGGCACCTGGGGGTCGCTCGGCGAGGCCGTTCTGCGTCGTCTCGACCACGCCAACATCTTCCTCATCATCGCCGGCACCTGCACCCCCCTGGCCGTGCTCCTCCTTCCTTCGGCCCAGCAGCCCGTCCTGCTGTGGATCGTGTGGACGGGGGCGCTGGTCGGCATCGCCTTCCGCGCCCTCTGGGTCGGAGCTCCCCGCTGGCTGTATACCCCCTGCTACCTGGCCCTGGGCTGGGTTCCGGTGCGCTACCTGCCCGACTTCCTGCACACCGGCGGAGCGGCCGTACTCGCCCTGATCGTGACCGGCGGTCTCCTCTACAGCGTGGGCGCGGTGGTCTACGCCCTCCAGCGCCCCAACCCCTCACCCAGCTGGTTCGGCTTCCACGAGGTCTTCCACGCCCTGACCGTGGCAGGCTTCACCGCGCACTACCTCGCCATCGCCCTCGCCGTCAGCTGA
- a CDS encoding SCO5918 family protein has translation MRVVIARFPFDLLKTEVQDAMKGIKAEPITGESVLIGRRHYPVKQVGEIITRQDRRDFSAGEVTRALSRLGFVCRPAAALVPPAGLTPLETASALLGHPARA, from the coding sequence ATGCGCGTCGTCATCGCCCGCTTCCCTTTCGACCTGCTCAAGACCGAGGTGCAGGATGCGATGAAGGGCATCAAAGCCGAACCCATCACGGGTGAGTCCGTGCTCATCGGTCGCCGCCATTACCCCGTCAAGCAGGTCGGGGAGATCATCACTCGGCAGGATCGCCGTGACTTCTCCGCCGGTGAAGTGACCCGAGCCCTGAGCCGCCTCGGCTTCGTGTGCCGCCCGGCTGCCGCGCTCGTGCCGCCGGCCGGTCTCACACCACTGGAGACGGCGTCGGCCCTGCTGGGGCACCCGGCTCGAGCCTGA
- a CDS encoding CBS domain-containing protein → MLQSYPQADRSGKAAGDVMSSPGPQVGDDMIVDVALSVLIGARADHLLVRDEDGRCTGLITRSQMTAHHQGSWYTEETRLRDLIYDRGPFTSPMMSAHDAERAMRQRALRASPVIGEDGHALGVVVLTR, encoded by the coding sequence ATGCTGCAGAGCTACCCCCAGGCGGACCGCTCCGGCAAGGCAGCCGGCGACGTCATGTCGTCGCCGGGACCACAGGTCGGCGACGACATGATCGTCGACGTGGCCCTGTCCGTCCTCATCGGGGCCCGTGCCGACCATCTCCTCGTCCGTGACGAGGACGGGCGGTGTACGGGCCTGATCACCCGCTCCCAGATGACAGCCCACCACCAGGGCTCCTGGTACACCGAGGAGACCCGGCTGCGGGACCTCATCTACGACCGTGGGCCCTTCACTTCGCCCATGATGTCCGCACACGACGCGGAACGCGCCATGCGTCAACGTGCGCTGCGGGCCTCACCCGTGATCGGTGAGGACGGGCACGCCCTGGGCGTCGTCGTCCTCACCCGTTGA
- a CDS encoding DEAD/DEAH box helicase, producing the protein MNRTARTNDRYSRSAGSSGSGRGGYRSGGPNRSGTGRSGGSGRRPATLQGEFALPVTHTPALPPAGTFAELDMPPALLAALSAEGMSAPFPIQAATLPNSLAGRDVLGRGRTGSGKTLAFGLALLARTAGQRAEPRQPLALVLVPTRELAQQVTDALTPYARSLKLRLATVVGGMSIGRQAGALRGGAEVVVATPGRLKDLIERGDCRLNQVGITVLDEADQMADMGFMPQVTALLDQVRPEGQRMLFSATLDRNVDLLVRRYLTDPVVHSVDPSAGAVTTMEHHVLHVHGADKHATTTEIAAREGRSIMFLDTKHAVDSLTKHLLNSGVRAAALHGGKSQPQRTRTLAQFKTGHVTVLVATNVAARGIHVDNLDLVVNVDPPSDHKDYLHRGGRTARAGESGSVVTLVLPNQRRTMNRLMADAGITPQTTQVRSGEAELSRITGAQAPSGTPVTIAAPVVERTKRSGSSTRGRRSRPAQARRAAGSARTATPTARQTSSAPAA; encoded by the coding sequence ATGAACCGCACAGCTCGCACGAATGACCGCTACTCCCGCTCTGCCGGCTCGTCCGGCTCAGGCCGCGGCGGCTACCGCTCCGGTGGGCCGAACCGCTCGGGCACGGGGCGTTCCGGGGGCTCCGGACGGCGTCCCGCGACACTGCAGGGAGAGTTCGCCCTGCCCGTCACCCACACTCCCGCCCTGCCCCCGGCCGGGACTTTCGCCGAGCTGGACATGCCGCCGGCGCTGCTGGCGGCCCTCAGCGCGGAAGGCATGTCCGCCCCGTTCCCCATCCAGGCCGCCACGCTGCCGAACTCGCTGGCCGGACGCGACGTTCTCGGCCGCGGACGCACGGGATCGGGCAAGACGCTCGCCTTCGGTCTGGCCCTGCTGGCCCGTACCGCCGGTCAGCGCGCCGAGCCCCGCCAGCCGCTGGCCCTGGTCCTGGTCCCCACCCGGGAACTGGCCCAGCAGGTCACCGACGCCCTCACCCCCTACGCCCGGTCACTCAAGCTGCGGCTGGCCACCGTCGTCGGCGGCATGTCGATCGGCCGCCAGGCCGGCGCACTGCGCGGCGGGGCCGAGGTGGTCGTCGCCACGCCGGGACGGCTCAAGGACCTCATCGAGCGCGGTGACTGCCGGCTGAACCAGGTCGGCATCACCGTGCTGGACGAGGCCGACCAGATGGCCGACATGGGCTTCATGCCCCAGGTCACCGCGCTGCTCGACCAGGTCCGGCCCGAGGGGCAGCGGATGCTCTTCTCGGCCACCCTGGACCGCAACGTCGACCTGCTGGTCCGGCGCTACCTGACCGACCCCGTGGTCCACTCCGTCGACCCTTCGGCGGGCGCGGTCACGACGATGGAGCACCACGTGCTGCACGTCCACGGCGCCGACAAGCACGCCACCACCACGGAGATCGCCGCCCGCGAAGGCCGGTCGATCATGTTCCTGGACACCAAGCACGCCGTGGACAGCCTCACCAAGCACCTGCTGAACAGCGGTGTCCGCGCCGCGGCCCTGCACGGCGGCAAGTCCCAGCCCCAGCGCACCCGCACCCTGGCCCAGTTCAAGACCGGCCATGTCACCGTCCTGGTGGCCACCAACGTCGCCGCCCGCGGCATCCACGTCGACAACCTCGACCTCGTCGTCAACGTCGACCCGCCCAGCGACCACAAGGACTACCTGCACCGCGGCGGACGTACCGCGCGCGCCGGCGAGTCCGGCAGCGTCGTCACCCTCGTCCTGCCCAACCAGCGCCGCACCATGAACCGCCTGATGGCGGACGCGGGCATCACCCCGCAGACCACCCAGGTCCGCTCCGGCGAGGCCGAGCTGAGCCGCATCACCGGCGCCCAGGCACCCTCCGGTACCCCGGTCACCATCGCCGCACCGGTCGTCGAACGCACCAAGCGCAGCGGCTCCTCCACCCGCGGCCGCCGCAGCCGCCCCGCCCAGGCCCGCCGTGCCGCAGGATCAGCCCGCACCGCGACACCGACTGCGCGGCAGACCTCCTCGGCCCCGGCCGCCTGA
- a CDS encoding cold-shock protein, giving the protein MATGTVKWFNAEKGFGFIEQEGGGADVFAHYSNIAAQGFRELQEGQKVNFDVTQGQKGPQAENIVPA; this is encoded by the coding sequence ATGGCTACTGGCACTGTGAAGTGGTTCAACGCGGAAAAGGGCTTCGGCTTCATCGAGCAGGAGGGTGGCGGCGCCGACGTCTTCGCCCACTACTCGAACATCGCCGCCCAGGGCTTCCGCGAGCTGCAGGAAGGCCAGAAGGTGAACTTCGACGTCACGCAGGGCCAGAAGGGCCCGCAGGCCGAGAACATCGTTCCCGCCTGA
- a CDS encoding AfsR/SARP family transcriptional regulator — translation MAMGAPRQQVVLATLLLCANHLAATDYLVECAWWQEPPPSATVNVRGHIAGLRRLLRDAGEPEDRLTTHSGGYALRVEAGELDLSTFMEELRLGDEALAQGTIAEAAEHFTAALQVWRGRPLEGLSLGVPLRAELERLGELRLLAIERYAQTQLDLGQPDTLIPELQALTTQHPFRERLWELLIKALHRTGRQAEALATYTRVRRILAEELGVDPMEQLRQLEEKILRGDSGLGAPANPVETVPACQAPLPGFRAKRVAFPGGLG, via the coding sequence ATGGCAATGGGCGCTCCCCGGCAGCAGGTTGTACTCGCCACTCTTCTGCTGTGCGCCAACCACCTGGCGGCGACCGATTATCTGGTGGAGTGCGCTTGGTGGCAGGAGCCGCCGCCGTCGGCGACGGTCAATGTCCGCGGGCACATCGCGGGACTGCGCCGCCTGCTGCGCGACGCCGGTGAGCCCGAGGACCGGCTGACCACACATTCCGGTGGTTACGCCCTGCGGGTCGAAGCCGGTGAACTGGATCTGTCCACGTTCATGGAGGAATTACGACTGGGCGACGAGGCGCTGGCCCAGGGCACGATAGCGGAAGCAGCGGAGCATTTCACGGCGGCACTGCAAGTCTGGCGGGGCAGGCCCCTGGAAGGACTGTCCTTGGGGGTGCCGCTCCGGGCGGAACTGGAGAGGCTGGGGGAATTGCGGCTGCTTGCCATTGAGCGCTATGCACAGACCCAGCTCGATCTCGGCCAGCCGGACACCCTCATCCCGGAACTACAGGCCCTCACCACTCAGCACCCGTTCCGTGAACGGCTCTGGGAGCTTTTGATCAAAGCACTGCACCGGACAGGACGACAGGCAGAGGCGCTGGCCACGTACACACGTGTGCGTCGCATCCTGGCCGAGGAACTGGGCGTCGACCCGATGGAGCAGCTCCGGCAGCTGGAGGAGAAGATCCTGCGCGGCGACTCCGGCCTCGGGGCACCCGCGAACCCGGTCGAGACCGTCCCGGCCTGCCAAGCGCCACTGCCGGGGTTCAGGGCCAAACGCGTGGCGTTCCCAGGAGGGCTCGGGTAG
- a CDS encoding MFS transporter, which produces MSDDIPIRAGRRQWTGLAVLALPTILIGLDMTVLHLAAPQLSEGLRPSSTELLWIVDIYGFLVAGFLATMGTLGDWIGRRRLLLIGAVAFACASLLAAYSVNVGMLIAARALLGVAGATLMPSTLSLISNMFRDAGQRRFAIAVWMTNFSIGGMIGPLIGGVLLEHFWYGSVFLLGVPVGLILLVAGPILLPESRSPKAGRLDAVSVVLSIGTVLPVVYGFKQLAQDGVREIPFVAVGAGLVLGVVFVRRQFRLTDPMLDLRLFSRPAFGVSLGAQTMGLFVLTGTQFLILQYFQLVLGLPPLEAGLWALPAMTAGVVGTLLAPAVANRIRPGWVMAGGFAFSVAGLAMIAQVTDRSGLALAAVGFSIPAFGISAALALTNDVIISSVPRERAGSASGIGETGAELGNALGVAVAGSVAAAVYRSQMDTGSLPSGLRPDLVEAARSTLGGANGVARQLPGDLGAELLGMARKAFTHGVRVAALVEIGILALLVVMSLALLRRPAPDLGEAELLSPQPELPDAVQESR; this is translated from the coding sequence GTGAGCGATGACATCCCGATACGGGCCGGCCGAAGGCAGTGGACCGGGCTTGCCGTGCTCGCCCTGCCCACGATCCTCATCGGCTTGGACATGACGGTGCTGCACCTCGCCGCGCCACAGCTGAGCGAGGGTTTACGGCCGAGCAGCACCGAATTGCTCTGGATCGTCGACATCTACGGTTTCCTGGTCGCCGGTTTCCTCGCCACGATGGGAACTCTCGGCGACTGGATCGGCCGCCGCAGACTTCTGCTGATCGGTGCCGTCGCCTTCGCCTGCGCGTCACTTCTCGCTGCCTATTCGGTGAATGTCGGCATGCTCATCGCGGCTCGCGCCCTGCTGGGCGTGGCCGGGGCCACCTTGATGCCCTCGACCCTCTCTCTGATCAGCAACATGTTCCGCGATGCCGGACAGCGCCGCTTCGCCATCGCGGTGTGGATGACCAACTTCAGCATCGGCGGAATGATCGGCCCGCTGATCGGCGGCGTGCTGCTGGAGCATTTCTGGTACGGCTCGGTGTTCCTTCTCGGTGTGCCGGTGGGTCTGATTCTCCTGGTCGCCGGCCCGATACTGCTGCCGGAGTCCCGCAGTCCGAAGGCCGGGCGTCTGGATGCGGTCAGTGTGGTGCTGTCCATCGGCACGGTCCTGCCGGTGGTGTATGGCTTCAAACAACTCGCCCAGGACGGCGTCCGGGAAATCCCGTTCGTGGCTGTGGGCGCCGGGCTGGTCCTCGGTGTGGTCTTCGTCCGCCGGCAGTTCCGGCTCACCGACCCGATGCTCGACCTCAGGCTCTTCTCCCGTCCGGCCTTCGGGGTGTCGCTGGGGGCGCAGACCATGGGCCTCTTCGTGCTGACGGGCACCCAGTTCCTGATCTTGCAGTACTTCCAGCTGGTGCTGGGACTGCCCCCGCTGGAGGCGGGGTTGTGGGCGCTGCCCGCGATGACCGCAGGGGTCGTCGGTACCTTGCTGGCCCCGGCGGTGGCCAACCGGATCCGTCCCGGATGGGTCATGGCAGGGGGGTTCGCGTTCTCGGTCGCCGGACTGGCGATGATCGCCCAGGTCACCGACAGGTCCGGACTCGCCCTGGCGGCCGTCGGCTTCTCGATCCCGGCCTTCGGCATCTCGGCGGCGCTTGCCCTGACGAACGACGTGATCATCAGCAGCGTGCCTCGCGAACGTGCGGGCAGCGCCTCGGGAATCGGGGAGACGGGCGCCGAACTCGGCAACGCGCTGGGCGTAGCCGTCGCCGGATCCGTCGCCGCTGCCGTCTACCGCTCCCAGATGGACACCGGTTCGCTCCCGTCCGGCCTGCGTCCGGACCTGGTCGAGGCCGCTCGGTCAACTCTGGGCGGTGCCAACGGGGTGGCCCGGCAACTGCCCGGTGACCTCGGCGCCGAGCTGCTCGGTATGGCCCGGAAGGCGTTCACCCATGGGGTCAGGGTGGCGGCGCTCGTCGAGATCGGCATTCTGGCCTTGCTGGTGGTCATGAGTCTCGCCCTGCTGCGCCGACCGGCCCCCGACCTCGGCGAGGCCGAGTTGCTGTCACCACAGCCGGAACTCCCCGACGCCGTACAGGAAAGCCGTTAG
- a CDS encoding NUDIX hydrolase produces the protein MRLDFLPPDVPDDGATHHYCLHCHGEAVEWRTEDSGRRYCLCHACGRAADRAVVVDPAINWWTADDGEYWHETAGVFVQDPRGRFLFFDRTAFPFGLTVPAGHMERDESPERAAARELEEETGIAAGALEYLATTPIPGDGCRRGADAHLWHVYRLLPDAGEDFEVTLGPEGTEAVWLTPGEALSRPVTYAVRRLLDDCAGQLAAP, from the coding sequence ATGCGACTCGATTTTCTGCCACCCGATGTCCCCGACGACGGCGCCACCCACCACTACTGCCTGCACTGCCACGGCGAGGCGGTCGAGTGGCGCACTGAGGACAGCGGCAGACGGTACTGCCTGTGCCACGCCTGCGGACGGGCGGCCGACCGGGCGGTGGTGGTGGATCCGGCCATCAATTGGTGGACGGCCGACGACGGTGAGTACTGGCACGAAACGGCGGGTGTCTTCGTCCAGGACCCCCGGGGGCGCTTCCTCTTCTTCGACCGTACGGCGTTCCCGTTCGGCCTGACGGTGCCCGCCGGCCATATGGAGCGTGACGAGTCCCCCGAACGCGCGGCGGCCAGGGAACTCGAGGAGGAGACCGGTATCGCCGCCGGTGCACTGGAGTACCTGGCGACCACTCCGATTCCGGGAGACGGATGCCGCCGTGGCGCCGACGCTCATCTGTGGCACGTCTACCGGCTGTTGCCGGACGCGGGCGAGGACTTCGAGGTGACCCTCGGGCCGGAGGGCACCGAGGCCGTGTGGCTCACGCCCGGAGAGGCTCTGTCCCGCCCGGTCACGTATGCGGTGCGCCGTCTGCTGGACGACTGCGCGGGCCAACTGGCCGCCCCCTGA
- the folE gene encoding GTP cyclohydrolase I has protein sequence MSSIAEWLEGNITTDKRALDWYREPECEPRIVRAYRELLSGYEIDTSKILKTTVDVEGEHAGVVRVHDINYYSICAHHFLPFYGKVSVSYVPGDRILGLGKFPRLVQAFSRRFQIQEHLVKDIAEEIMSSGGARAAKVISTGRHMCMCSRGPSDQTAITDTSYVTGDKELFTRFGLDA, from the coding sequence ATGAGCAGCATTGCAGAGTGGCTCGAAGGCAATATCACGACCGACAAGCGTGCGCTGGACTGGTACCGGGAGCCGGAGTGCGAGCCGCGCATCGTGCGTGCCTACCGCGAACTGCTGAGCGGTTATGAAATCGACACCTCGAAGATTTTGAAGACCACGGTTGACGTCGAGGGTGAGCACGCCGGTGTGGTCCGGGTGCACGACATCAACTACTACTCGATCTGCGCCCACCACTTCCTGCCCTTCTACGGCAAGGTCTCGGTCTCGTACGTGCCGGGCGACCGGATCCTGGGCCTGGGCAAGTTCCCCCGCCTGGTGCAGGCGTTCAGCCGCAGGTTCCAGATCCAGGAGCACCTGGTGAAGGACATCGCCGAGGAGATCATGAGCTCGGGTGGCGCCCGCGCGGCAAAGGTGATCTCCACTGGACGCCATATGTGCATGTGCAGCCGGGGCCCGTCCGACCAGACGGCGATCACCGACACCTCCTATGTCACCGGTGACAAGGAGCTGTTCACCCGGTTCGGTCTCGACGCCTGA
- a CDS encoding phosphoribosylaminoimidazolesuccinocarboxamide synthase, with protein MSTHKVKPDIEGRSKKLWRNSDGTCDIELIASLHSYTYGQNGIIPETAKLRLDFYESAAWRLAGMGVRTAFRERLGDISYRADYVPAPPYEVIVKNIATGSTVRKYPGLFAEGHRFSPPVVKFDYRTDPEDQPIGEDYLRADGWDVEAFRQCALECNEGLRSWLAPLDLWDFCLIMGIGAEGVPVINSEISPDCMRLRDEAGRPLDKDLFRQGAEPAVIIDAWTDLVHRVRG; from the coding sequence ATGTCGACCCACAAGGTCAAGCCCGATATCGAAGGCCGGAGCAAGAAGCTGTGGCGAAACAGCGATGGCACCTGCGACATAGAACTCATTGCGAGTCTGCACAGCTACACGTATGGCCAGAACGGAATAATCCCGGAGACCGCCAAATTACGCCTGGACTTCTATGAGTCGGCCGCCTGGCGGCTCGCCGGCATGGGAGTGCGTACGGCATTCCGGGAACGGCTCGGGGACATCAGCTACCGGGCTGACTACGTGCCGGCGCCACCGTATGAGGTCATCGTGAAGAACATCGCCACCGGATCCACGGTCCGTAAGTATCCCGGACTGTTCGCGGAGGGCCACCGGTTCAGCCCGCCGGTGGTGAAGTTCGACTACCGGACCGATCCGGAGGACCAGCCGATCGGCGAGGACTATCTGCGAGCCGACGGCTGGGATGTCGAAGCGTTCCGGCAGTGTGCGCTGGAGTGCAACGAGGGCCTGCGCAGCTGGCTGGCGCCACTCGATCTCTGGGACTTCTGCCTGATCATGGGGATTGGCGCGGAGGGGGTGCCCGTCATCAACTCCGAGATCTCCCCGGACTGCATGCGGTTGCGCGACGAGGCCGGACGGCCGCTGGACAAGGACCTGTTCCGCCAGGGGGCCGAGCCGGCGGTCATCATCGACGCCTGGACCGACCTGGTGCACAGGGTCCGGGGATGA
- a CDS encoding SDR family oxidoreductase, translating to MTAAERNAGRTVVLTGANRGTGRAIAETLHTAGWRVWALGRTPTDPPWLRDVPCDLRYPETVGPAVNQVAEEAGALHAVVANGVVRSLGAVGSLPLAQWREAVDVNLTAVLALTQAALPHLRAGGGRIVLMGSHAGSRFFEGGAAYCATKAALKALAEVLLLEERVHGVCTTLVSPGAIASLPGDDSPLKMGMSSVARTVCWALEAPDDTVIGEIELRPARLTGRPAVSGLDRLQAV from the coding sequence ATGACGGCGGCGGAGCGGAACGCCGGCCGCACCGTGGTGCTGACCGGCGCCAACCGGGGCACCGGCCGGGCGATCGCCGAGACGCTGCACACGGCGGGCTGGCGGGTATGGGCCCTGGGGCGCACCCCGACCGATCCTCCCTGGCTGCGGGATGTCCCTTGCGACCTGCGGTACCCGGAGACGGTCGGCCCGGCAGTGAACCAGGTCGCCGAGGAGGCGGGCGCGCTGCATGCGGTGGTGGCCAACGGTGTGGTGCGGTCCCTGGGCGCCGTCGGGTCGCTGCCTCTCGCCCAGTGGCGGGAGGCGGTCGACGTCAACCTCACCGCGGTGCTCGCGCTGACCCAGGCGGCCCTTCCCCATCTGCGGGCCGGCGGCGGCCGGATCGTCCTGATGGGAAGTCACGCGGGCAGCCGGTTCTTCGAGGGCGGAGCCGCGTACTGCGCGACCAAGGCGGCACTGAAGGCGCTCGCCGAGGTATTGCTGCTGGAGGAGCGGGTGCACGGCGTGTGCACCACGCTCGTCAGCCCCGGAGCGATCGCCAGCCTTCCGGGGGACGACTCCCCGCTGAAAATGGGGATGTCCTCGGTGGCCAGGACGGTGTGCTGGGCGCTGGAGGCTCCGGACGACACCGTGATCGGTGAGATCGAGCTCAGGCCGGCACGGCTGACCGGCCGGCCGGCGGTGTCCGGCCTCGACCGGCTCCAGGCCGTCTGA